The genomic interval CGCAGGCAGGGTATGCAACAGTTCCTGCTGATCTCCGCCATCGGCGCCAATCCGCATTCCCGCAATTACTACCTCCGCACAAAAGGAGAAGTGGAACATGCAGTGGAAAGGCTGGGATTTCCTGCCTTATACATCTTCCGTCCATCTATATTGCTCGGCGTGCGTAAGGTATTCCGGTTGAAGGAATGGCTGGGCATAGTGCTTGCCATGGTATTTTATTTCCTGTGGCAGGGACGCTGGCGGAAATATCGTCCGGTAAAAGCCGCCAATGTTGCGCGGGCTATGCTCAATGTAGCAAAGAAAACACCTGAGGGTACGCATGTTTATGAATATGATGCCATTAAGGAACTGGCGCAGCTAAGATAAACATCATATACCATCTCTCTTTCAGTGATAATGCTGTTCTGCTTTGAAGCCAGGCAGCATAAACGCCGGTTCACATCCGGTACTGCGATAACATGTTCAGCAACTGACGTGTCAGCGGGGATGCACGTTATGTGCAATCCACATCCGGCACAATGACAACCGAGCGGAACTGCTTTTCTGCCAGTAGTTTGATAAAATGCTCCTGTAACAAGCGTTTGGTATTGGCAATGATTTTCGTATCGCGGGGTAGCTTGATGAGCATTTCCTGCAGGTAGTTATTACGCACACGGCCTACCAATGGCACTGCCGGTCCTACCAGTCTTGGCCCGATGTGCGGCCGCAACCAGTTGCCCAATACCTGTGCAGCCTGCTCTACCGTCTGCTGGTTCTTATGTTTGAGTGTAATTTTCAATAGCCTGTAGAAAGGCGGATAACCAAAACGCTCCCTTTCTGCTATTTCAGCAGCATACATCGCTTTATAGTCGTGGGTGGTGACGTAATGCAATATCGGATGACGCGTATTGCTGGCCTGTATGATCACTTTTCCCTTCCCATGTTTTCTGCCGGCACG from Chitinophaga filiformis carries:
- a CDS encoding NAD(P)H-binding protein; this translates as MPQTAVVIGATGLTGTTLVTLLLHDPHFSKVKVLLRSPSFKQRPGLEIVLVDFNDEEGLSEALTGDVLFCCIGTTIRQAGTKERFREVDFEIPLRCATLARRQGMQQFLLISAIGANPHSRNYYLRTKGEVEHAVERLGFPALYIFRPSILLGVRKVFRLKEWLGIVLAMVFYFLWQGRWRKYRPVKAANVARAMLNVAKKTPEGTHVYEYDAIKELAQLR